The Amblyraja radiata isolate CabotCenter1 chromosome 1, sAmbRad1.1.pri, whole genome shotgun sequence genome contains a region encoding:
- the znf330 gene encoding zinc finger protein 330 yields MPKKKTGARKKVESRKVREKLTRAAKDHVDVAKQACNASMECDKCQRRQKNRAFCYFCSSVQKLPMCAQCGKTKCMLKSSDCVVKHPGVYSTGLAMVGAICDFCEAWVCHGRKCLSTHACICPLTDVECIECERSVWDHGGRIFRCSFCNNFLCEDDQFEHQASCQILDSETYKCVSCNRLGQHTCLRCKACYCSDHVRSKVFKQEKGKVPPCPKCGHETQETKDLSMSTRSMKFGRQSGMDDSGESGYDAYWKNLASGETTVYEDYGEDDEEYDEEEDEDDEKTEKDDDNKAFKDTFAGLNLGRTYASGYADYEET; encoded by the exons ATGCCGAAAAAGAAGACCGGGGCCCGAAAGAAGGTTGAAAGCCGCAAAGTGCGCGAAAAGTTAACGCGGGCGGCCAAAGACCACGTGGACGTGGCCAAGCAGGCTTGTAACGCCTCCATG GAATGCGATAAGTGCCAAAG ACGGCAAAAGAACCGGGCTTTTTGTTACTTCTGTAGTTCGGTACAAAAGTTACCTATGTGTGCACAGTGTG GTAAAACAAAATGTATGTTGAAAAGTTCAGATTGCGTTGTTAAGCATCCCGGTGTCTACAGTACAGGACTTGCCATGGTG GGAGCAATTTGTGACTTCTGTGAGGCCTGGGTGTGCCATGGCAGGAAGTGCCTGAGCACACATGCTTGTATCTGCCCACTTACTGATGTTGAATGTATTGAGTGTGAGAGAAGTGTATGGGATCATG GAGGAAGGATATTCCGGTGTTCCTTCTGTAACAACTTCCTCTGTGAAGATGATCAATTTGAGCATCAAGCCAGTTGCCAAATTCTGGATTCTGAAACTTATAAGT GCGTCTCTTGTAATCGTCTAGGACAACATACTTGTCTACGTTGTAAG GCCTGTTACTGCAGTGATCATGTTCGCAGCAAGGTCTTCAAACAAGAAAAGGGGAAAGTGCCACCTTGTCCTAAATGTGGTCATGAAACACAGGAAACAAAGGATTTAAGCATGTCCA CTCGTTCAATGAAGTTTGGCAGACAGAGTGGTATGGATGATAGTGGTGAATCGGGCTATGATGCCTACTGGAAAAATTTGGCATCTGGTGAAACAACAGTTTATGAAGATTATGGTGAAGATGATGAGGAATATGATGAAGAGGAGGATGAAGATGATGAGAAAACAGAAAAAGatgatgacaataaagcatttaagGATACATTTGCTGGTCTAAATCTGGGGAGAACCTATGCAAGTGGCTATGCAGACTAtgaagaaacataa